The following proteins are encoded in a genomic region of Phycisphaerales bacterium:
- a CDS encoding UDP-2,3-diacylglucosamine diphosphatase — MEEYERACDTRAVSDPDPREAIWTEPAVLRDEQTGAERLDLRYRTIFLSDLHLGSNGCQAKELSAFLKSVRCDTLYLVGDVIDMWRLKSKWYWPGKHNRVISRILKMARKGTRVVYIPGNHDEGARQYAGLSFGGVELVLDAEHVTADGRRLYISHGDQFDMVVKHARALSMLGSASYELLLRLNRHYNRVRRLFGLNYWSLSQFLKLKVKSACTYISKFEEALVEEAKGKGFDGVVCGHIHKAEIRPDDTHPGMMYYNCGDWVESCTALVEDFDGSIRLLDGKAVVERLRQYGQVSGGKKARRTRRRVVPVSLRQQGVEAS, encoded by the coding sequence ATGGAGGAATACGAGAGAGCATGCGACACCCGGGCCGTGTCCGATCCCGACCCTCGGGAAGCGATCTGGACCGAGCCGGCAGTCCTTCGAGACGAGCAAACCGGCGCCGAGCGACTGGACCTGCGGTACCGGACCATCTTCTTGAGCGACCTGCACCTGGGCAGCAACGGTTGCCAGGCAAAGGAACTCAGCGCCTTCCTCAAGAGCGTGCGTTGCGACACGCTCTATCTCGTGGGCGACGTCATCGACATGTGGCGCCTCAAGAGCAAGTGGTACTGGCCCGGCAAGCACAACCGCGTCATCAGCCGCATCCTCAAGATGGCACGCAAGGGAACGCGGGTGGTCTACATCCCGGGCAACCACGACGAGGGCGCACGCCAGTACGCGGGCCTGAGCTTCGGGGGTGTCGAACTCGTACTCGATGCCGAGCACGTCACGGCGGATGGCCGTCGTCTGTACATCAGCCACGGCGACCAGTTCGACATGGTGGTCAAGCACGCACGGGCGTTGTCCATGCTTGGTTCGGCCAGCTACGAACTTCTGCTGCGGCTGAATCGACACTATAACCGTGTCCGCCGGCTCTTTGGTCTGAACTACTGGAGCCTCAGCCAGTTCCTCAAGCTGAAGGTCAAGAGCGCATGCACCTACATCAGCAAGTTCGAAGAGGCGCTGGTTGAAGAAGCGAAGGGCAAGGGGTTCGACGGGGTCGTCTGCGGACACATCCACAAGGCCGAGATCCGGCCCGATGACACGCACCCGGGCATGATGTACTACAACTGTGGCGACTGGGTCGAGAGCTGTACGGCCCTGGTCGAGGACTTCGATGGTTCCATCCGGCTGTTGGATGGCAAGGCCGTCGTGGAGCGTTTGCGGCAGTATGGCCAGGTCTCGGGCGGCAAGAAAGCACGGCGCACTCGCCGGCGTGTCGTGCCCGTGTCCCTCCGCCAGCAGGGCGTCGAAGCCAGCTAG
- a CDS encoding 4-alpha-glucanotransferase, producing MSVRSEDSRDPALLRVARAHGLLTEHENGMGVRCFPSEAAIIAVLRGLGVDPDRPSDAQPRSPVAGPPKRFWRDERRRLGIFAPLYAIRSMRSAGVGGLEDLGRLCEWAGGLGVSLVSTLPLLSGRYATPIDGCPYAPLSRSVFSELFLDLWDVMTPTEREESARLTASPMIDYEASWQLKRGVLARESTAADPVAIETLLDADPLVAQYVRWRAEHEGGGPDAERLYGFAQLRLHEQLSALRSRAEAAGCGLYLDLPVGVTANGFDVHRTPDAYAKGIAVGAPPDAYFPEGQVWGFPPMLPEHARLSGHGELIEATRRHLRYASTLRLDHVMGLWRLYWVPEGHGADDGVYVQYDAGGALDAMAELSQEHEALFIGENLGTVPPEVDAAMIDRGLVGMTAAQYDGGDQAMAPGAAKPDLIAAPNTHDMPTFAGYLAGRDIDLRRSLRLLDASGAAFDHRIRSAAVKALHERLSVRDEAGLFDALVDRLCASPAPIVMVALEDLWAETEPQNIPGVSEGYPCWRRPMRWTLEEVIADDSIAARLRGWASGIGQRSGAGAS from the coding sequence ATGAGCGTCCGAAGCGAAGATTCTCGCGATCCCGCCCTGCTGCGCGTCGCACGGGCCCATGGCCTGCTCACCGAGCACGAGAACGGGATGGGCGTGCGGTGCTTCCCGAGCGAGGCGGCGATCATTGCCGTGCTGCGTGGGCTGGGCGTCGATCCCGATCGCCCCAGCGACGCGCAACCCAGATCGCCAGTAGCCGGTCCGCCCAAGCGGTTCTGGCGCGACGAGCGGCGGCGCCTGGGCATTTTTGCGCCGCTCTATGCGATCCGATCCATGCGTAGTGCCGGGGTGGGGGGACTGGAAGACCTCGGTCGCCTGTGCGAGTGGGCCGGTGGCCTGGGCGTCTCGCTGGTGAGCACGCTGCCGCTGCTGTCGGGTCGCTATGCCACACCCATCGATGGCTGCCCTTATGCGCCGCTGAGCCGAAGCGTGTTCAGCGAACTCTTCCTCGATCTATGGGATGTCATGACGCCCACTGAACGTGAGGAATCGGCAAGGCTCACCGCGTCTCCCATGATTGACTATGAAGCGAGCTGGCAGCTCAAGCGCGGCGTGCTGGCGCGAGAATCCACCGCGGCCGATCCGGTGGCGATCGAGACCCTTCTTGACGCCGATCCGCTCGTGGCCCAGTACGTCCGCTGGCGGGCCGAGCACGAGGGCGGCGGCCCCGACGCCGAGCGACTCTATGGCTTTGCCCAGTTGCGGCTGCACGAGCAACTCTCGGCCCTGCGATCGCGTGCCGAGGCGGCCGGCTGCGGGCTCTACCTCGACCTGCCCGTGGGCGTGACCGCCAACGGGTTCGACGTCCATCGCACGCCCGATGCGTACGCCAAGGGCATCGCCGTCGGTGCGCCGCCCGACGCATACTTCCCCGAGGGCCAGGTCTGGGGCTTCCCGCCGATGCTGCCCGAGCACGCCCGCCTGAGCGGCCACGGCGAACTGATCGAGGCCACGCGACGACACCTGCGCTACGCCAGCACCCTGCGGCTCGACCACGTCATGGGCCTGTGGCGGTTGTACTGGGTGCCCGAAGGCCACGGCGCCGACGACGGCGTCTATGTTCAGTACGATGCGGGCGGGGCGCTCGACGCAATGGCCGAACTCTCCCAAGAGCACGAAGCGCTCTTCATCGGCGAGAACCTGGGAACGGTGCCGCCCGAAGTCGATGCGGCCATGATCGACCGGGGCCTGGTCGGCATGACGGCCGCCCAGTACGACGGCGGCGATCAGGCCATGGCTCCCGGGGCCGCCAAGCCCGATCTCATCGCCGCCCCGAACACCCACGACATGCCGACCTTCGCGGGCTATCTGGCGGGCCGGGACATCGACCTGCGTCGATCGCTACGACTGCTCGATGCCTCGGGCGCCGCGTTCGATCATCGCATTCGGTCGGCTGCCGTAAAGGCCCTGCACGAGCGGCTGAGCGTGCGCGATGAAGCGGGGTTGTTTGATGCACTCGTCGATCGGCTGTGCGCTTCGCCGGCGCCGATCGTGATGGTGGCGCTCGAGGACCTGTGGGCGGAGACCGAACCACAGAACATTCCAGGCGTCAGCGAGGGCTACCCATGCTGGCGGCGGCCCATGCGATGGACGCTTGAAGAAGTGATCGCCGACGATAGCATCGCGGCCCGGCTGCGCGGCTGGGCGAGCGGTATTGGTCAGCGATCCGGAGCAGGCGCCTCATGA
- a CDS encoding biotin-dependent carboxyltransferase family protein yields the protein MSLRVVNVHGIATVQDLGRPGLAHQGVPIGGAADTLSLRVANLAAGNDPGDAAVELAMGELELEATKPCTVVVSSGERPFEPVNLAVGKRVAVRPDDGHCRAYLSVAGGIEVPRVLHSRSTFRSAGLGGVEGRALRAGDVLPIGLPGASCRNIALHVRAMIAFSLQRRLLRIVTDGAEARLPEGLLRISPHGDRVGVRLTRAGGGPARTTGPSRGVLHGTIQAPSAGELVILGPDGPTTGGYATVGTVIAADLPAVGQFVPGQWVGFEPVGRDNAIAVLREREAILASL from the coding sequence GTGAGCCTGCGCGTGGTCAATGTGCACGGCATCGCGACGGTGCAGGACCTGGGGCGGCCCGGGCTGGCGCACCAGGGCGTGCCCATCGGCGGCGCGGCCGACACCCTCTCATTGCGTGTTGCCAATCTGGCGGCGGGGAACGACCCGGGAGACGCCGCGGTCGAACTCGCGATGGGCGAACTCGAATTGGAGGCTACCAAGCCCTGCACGGTCGTGGTCAGTTCCGGCGAACGACCCTTCGAGCCGGTCAACCTGGCGGTGGGCAAACGAGTCGCCGTTCGGCCCGACGATGGGCACTGCCGGGCTTACCTGTCCGTTGCCGGAGGCATCGAAGTTCCTCGCGTGCTCCATTCGCGGTCGACCTTTCGGAGCGCCGGCCTTGGTGGTGTGGAGGGTCGGGCGCTGCGCGCGGGAGATGTGTTGCCCATTGGCCTGCCGGGGGCGTCGTGCCGGAATATCGCCCTGCATGTGCGCGCGATGATCGCGTTCTCCTTGCAACGGAGGCTGCTTCGGATCGTCACCGACGGCGCCGAAGCGCGACTGCCCGAGGGCCTGCTTCGCATCTCGCCCCACGGCGACCGGGTGGGCGTTCGCCTGACGCGTGCGGGGGGCGGCCCGGCGCGAACGACGGGTCCGAGTCGTGGCGTGCTGCACGGCACGATCCAGGCGCCGTCCGCCGGCGAACTGGTCATCCTGGGCCCTGATGGCCCGACGACGGGTGGGTATGCCACGGTGGGAACGGTGATCGCGGCGGACCTCCCCGCGGTCGGTCAGTTCGTGCCCGGGCAGTGGGTGGGCTTCGAGCCGGTTGGCCGGGACAACGCCATCGCCGTCCTTCGCGAACGGGAAGCCATACTGGCCTCGCTCTAG
- a CDS encoding GC-type dockerin domain-anchored protein has protein sequence MPRSPVPSIFLILALSGAAIGLTTMPIQAASAVAVACDPPIPAPGETLVWDASLSPIQICQDTTIPAGATVELAPGTRLVVSSGVTLSVQGELRALGTEASPITIEGGGQALVAGLMDMEHATVTLDVNAASGARAAIRLAHGVVPDGSDLSQPVRDAVVALEDVVVERGFVNAFGQLAFHGVEFRDPGPFTSVGAYLLARDVVMHGRNLEVVVDYQPRLLSNVDVLDPFQGAAIIATAGGVGPGSNLLIDADCQLVGAEYPVRLRTGGLHPDSVLPLTGNDRNAIAIGGAGAGSGVCDWPDLGLPYHVEDDARVQGRVRPAPGTVFKLGLFDSLQIFGNFFDDSTIFRGTPETPVYLERLHPDDEPGGLALFTSTAEYLDVTGMRITSTSGFNFIRESTIRQSLVGIFGDASATVEIRGCQIYDNDVGVEDDASSSPAIDMAGGVPGAGGRPNILEGNTIAAQNNASPSGRSGDFPAQLNWWGDTSGPFSPFINPDGRGDEIGFAVEAEPWLTQRPDLTDTPPYVDIHYPFILAEPGDTLLLRWDARDDGSITDQRILLDISGGGAFEYVVLKDGLDGDQRSAFITIPDIGLTGDARSSLLRVEAADDAGNVGTHDITLQVPTQNRPDGLVTFRPSPAEGFVPREERNICYDATGIAAGNITFFLVLDTEANSLQRGPSGRAGIGECSISSLRFPAVSTNRARFLLFSDGVGNDNDWYFSHPFEVRPSAHFPDRPPTASMLTPVQGDRFSGGSVVPMTWTASDDESLREFRIQVSLNDGRTWSTFDTIAGDRRAYDLRLPPLDATLENVRVRIVAVDERFQATASGDDRTIAFEPGAGCRVDLDGDGRATLFDFLAFQNAFDAGDPVADFDGDGELTLFDFLAFQNAFDLGC, from the coding sequence ATGCCGCGGTCGCCCGTCCCCAGCATTTTCCTCATTCTCGCACTCTCAGGCGCCGCCATCGGGCTCACGACGATGCCAATCCAGGCCGCGAGCGCCGTCGCCGTCGCCTGCGACCCGCCCATCCCGGCACCGGGGGAGACCCTCGTTTGGGACGCCAGCCTCAGCCCGATCCAGATCTGCCAGGACACCACCATTCCCGCAGGCGCCACCGTCGAGTTGGCCCCGGGCACGCGGCTCGTCGTTTCGAGCGGCGTCACGCTCTCGGTGCAGGGCGAACTGCGAGCACTGGGAACGGAAGCCAGCCCCATCACGATCGAGGGCGGCGGCCAGGCGCTGGTGGCCGGCCTCATGGACATGGAGCACGCCACCGTGACGCTGGACGTCAACGCGGCCAGCGGTGCGCGCGCGGCGATCAGGCTCGCCCACGGCGTCGTGCCCGATGGAAGCGATCTTTCCCAGCCCGTGCGCGACGCGGTCGTCGCGCTCGAAGACGTTGTGGTCGAGCGAGGCTTTGTCAATGCCTTTGGCCAGCTTGCCTTCCATGGCGTCGAGTTCCGCGATCCCGGTCCGTTTACCAGCGTGGGCGCCTACCTGCTGGCACGGGACGTGGTCATGCACGGGCGCAATCTCGAGGTCGTCGTGGACTACCAGCCTCGGCTGCTGAGCAACGTCGACGTCCTGGACCCCTTCCAGGGCGCGGCCATCATCGCCACGGCTGGCGGCGTCGGACCCGGAAGCAATCTCCTGATCGATGCCGATTGCCAGCTCGTCGGCGCCGAATATCCCGTTCGGCTGCGCACCGGAGGGCTCCACCCCGACAGCGTGCTCCCCTTGACCGGAAACGACCGAAACGCCATCGCCATCGGCGGGGCGGGCGCCGGTTCGGGCGTCTGCGACTGGCCTGACCTTGGCCTTCCCTACCACGTCGAAGACGACGCACGCGTCCAGGGGCGCGTACGACCGGCTCCCGGCACGGTCTTCAAGCTTGGCCTGTTCGACAGCCTCCAGATCTTCGGCAACTTCTTCGACGACTCCACCATCTTCCGTGGTACGCCCGAGACGCCCGTCTACCTGGAGCGGCTCCATCCGGATGACGAGCCCGGCGGCCTGGCGCTCTTCACGTCCACCGCTGAGTACCTCGACGTGACGGGCATGCGCATCACCTCCACCTCGGGCTTCAACTTCATCCGCGAGAGCACGATTCGTCAGAGTCTCGTTGGGATCTTCGGCGACGCGAGCGCCACGGTGGAGATTCGAGGGTGCCAGATCTACGACAACGACGTCGGCGTGGAAGACGATGCGTCCAGTTCGCCCGCGATCGACATGGCGGGCGGTGTTCCTGGTGCGGGCGGGCGACCCAACATCCTCGAAGGAAACACGATCGCCGCGCAGAACAACGCGAGCCCCAGCGGCCGTAGCGGCGACTTCCCCGCACAGCTCAATTGGTGGGGCGACACTTCAGGCCCGTTCTCGCCGTTCATCAACCCCGACGGCCGCGGAGACGAGATCGGATTTGCCGTCGAAGCCGAGCCCTGGCTGACGCAGCGACCGGACCTGACCGATACCCCGCCGTACGTCGACATCCATTATCCCTTCATCCTGGCCGAGCCTGGCGACACGCTGCTGCTGCGCTGGGATGCCCGGGACGATGGCAGCATCACCGACCAACGCATCCTGCTGGATATTTCGGGTGGCGGCGCCTTCGAGTACGTCGTGCTGAAGGACGGCCTGGACGGCGACCAGCGCAGCGCCTTCATCACCATTCCTGATATCGGCCTGACTGGCGATGCCCGTTCGAGCCTACTCCGTGTCGAGGCCGCCGACGACGCCGGCAACGTCGGCACGCACGACATCACGCTGCAGGTTCCAACCCAGAACCGCCCCGACGGCCTGGTTACCTTCCGGCCCAGCCCGGCCGAAGGGTTCGTGCCGCGGGAAGAACGCAATATCTGCTACGACGCCACCGGCATCGCGGCAGGAAACATCACGTTCTTCCTCGTGCTCGATACCGAAGCCAACAGCCTGCAGCGAGGCCCGAGCGGCAGAGCGGGCATCGGGGAGTGCTCGATCAGTTCCCTGCGTTTCCCGGCCGTCTCGACCAATCGCGCCCGCTTCCTGCTCTTCTCGGACGGCGTGGGCAACGACAACGACTGGTACTTCTCCCATCCCTTCGAGGTCCGTCCCAGTGCCCACTTTCCCGATCGACCGCCGACCGCAAGCATGCTCACGCCCGTGCAGGGCGATCGGTTCAGCGGTGGATCGGTCGTGCCCATGACGTGGACGGCCAGCGACGATGAGTCGCTGCGCGAGTTTCGCATCCAGGTCTCGCTGAACGACGGTCGCACGTGGAGCACGTTCGACACCATCGCGGGCGATCGCCGAGCGTACGACCTCCGCCTGCCACCGCTCGACGCCACGCTCGAGAACGTGCGTGTTCGCATCGTGGCGGTCGACGAGCGATTCCAGGCAACGGCTTCGGGCGACGACCGTACGATTGCGTTCGAACCGGGCGCCGGCTGTCGCGTGGACCTCGATGGCGATGGTCGGGCGACACTCTTCGATTTCCTGGCCTTCCAGAACGCGTTCGACGCCGGCGACCCCGTCGCCGACTTCGACGGTGATGGCGAACTGACGCTGTTTGACTTCCTGGCGTTCCAGAACGCATTCGACCTGGGCTGCTGA
- the hisG gene encoding ATP phosphoribosyltransferase: protein MTVMQEAVATATTIKFAIPKGRMFEGVRRLLADGGIDIRSTERGYRPSVPLPGFGVKLLKPRAIVEMLDAGARDLGFAGADWVRETGADLVEVVDTGLDRVRLVAAAPAGLLEDGRLPDRSLVVASEYERIARAWIKERGLDATLLRSYGATEVLPPEDADCIIDNTATGATLAANGLVIIDELMTSSTRLYASRAAMEDPRKREQVQRIGLIVRSVLEARQRVMIEINVPAEKLDAVVGVLPCMREPTVSALRSQSGFAVKAAVRRSELAEVVPMVKQLGGTDIVVTRPEQIVP, encoded by the coding sequence ATGACCGTCATGCAGGAAGCCGTCGCGACCGCGACGACGATCAAGTTCGCGATTCCCAAGGGGCGGATGTTCGAGGGCGTGCGCCGGTTGCTGGCCGACGGCGGCATCGACATTCGTTCGACCGAGCGCGGCTATCGGCCATCGGTGCCGTTGCCGGGCTTTGGTGTGAAGCTGCTGAAGCCGCGCGCGATCGTGGAGATGCTCGACGCCGGGGCGCGAGACCTTGGCTTTGCCGGAGCCGACTGGGTGCGCGAGACCGGGGCGGACCTGGTCGAAGTGGTGGATACGGGGCTGGATCGGGTTCGGCTGGTCGCGGCGGCGCCGGCAGGACTGCTAGAGGATGGTCGGTTGCCCGACCGATCTCTGGTGGTCGCCTCCGAGTACGAGCGGATCGCGCGGGCATGGATCAAAGAGCGCGGGCTGGATGCGACGCTGCTGCGGTCGTATGGCGCGACCGAAGTGCTGCCGCCCGAAGACGCCGACTGCATCATTGACAACACCGCAACCGGCGCCACCCTGGCTGCCAATGGGCTGGTGATCATCGATGAGCTTATGACCTCTTCGACTCGGCTGTATGCGTCGCGGGCGGCGATGGAAGACCCTCGCAAGCGCGAGCAGGTCCAGCGGATCGGGCTCATCGTGCGGTCCGTGCTGGAAGCACGTCAACGCGTGATGATCGAGATCAACGTGCCGGCGGAAAAGCTCGATGCGGTGGTCGGCGTGCTGCCGTGCATGCGTGAGCCCACGGTGTCTGCGCTGCGGTCGCAGTCTGGCTTTGCGGTGAAGGCGGCGGTGCGGCGGAGCGAACTGGCCGAGGTCGTGCCGATGGTCAAGCAGTTGGGTGGGACGGACATCGTGGTGACCCGGCCGGAGCAGATCGTGCCATGA
- the pxpB gene encoding 5-oxoprolinase subunit PxpB — translation MAGGIQITWTSERSLCVRGARSDPAAVVALRSVEGVRDAAPAEMDLYVQVDPLAGVTEREILQALESASGRTAFEPRTHEIPVCYDARYGPDLAYVAEHCGLSSGDVVELHASIEFRVKFLGFAPGFGYLDGLPESLHVPRLASPRTRVEAGSVGLAGPYSGVYGLAGPGGWRIIGRTKAVMFGVERAEPALLRAGDVVRFCPVSAQRFES, via the coding sequence ATGGCCGGGGGCATTCAGATCACGTGGACCAGCGAACGCAGCCTGTGCGTGCGTGGCGCGCGTTCAGATCCGGCGGCAGTCGTGGCGCTGCGGAGCGTGGAGGGCGTGCGTGACGCCGCACCGGCGGAGATGGATCTCTACGTCCAGGTCGATCCGCTCGCGGGCGTCACCGAACGCGAGATTCTGCAAGCGCTCGAATCTGCCTCGGGCCGAACGGCCTTTGAACCGCGTACGCACGAGATCCCGGTGTGCTATGACGCTCGGTACGGGCCGGATCTCGCCTACGTCGCCGAGCATTGTGGGCTCTCATCGGGCGACGTCGTCGAGTTGCACGCATCGATCGAGTTCAGGGTCAAGTTCCTCGGCTTTGCGCCAGGGTTCGGATACCTCGACGGCCTGCCCGAGTCGCTCCACGTGCCCAGGCTTGCCTCGCCCCGCACGCGCGTGGAGGCGGGCAGCGTGGGCCTTGCGGGTCCCTATTCGGGCGTATACGGGCTGGCCGGGCCTGGCGGGTGGCGCATCATCGGGCGCACGAAGGCGGTTATGTTCGGCGTGGAACGCGCCGAGCCCGCATTACTGCGCGCCGGAGACGTCGTGCGGTTCTGCCCGGTGAGCGCGCAGAGGTTCGAGTCGTGA
- a CDS encoding 5-oxoprolinase subunit PxpA — MDDASLLGPVIDLNADAGERDDLLASDSALLGLVTSVNVACGGHAGTEQLMRAVIRRAADQGVAIGAHPGFADPEGFGRKDMGLAPDAVYTLCREQVGRLARVAAADGLTLSHAKPHGALYHRAMTEPDVAEAVGRGCLDAVAEVSGDPFASLVFFGLPKTPGIARWEEMDLPVRREGFADRRYGSDGSLIARSEPDAVLHDAGAAAAQALSLARSGDFDTLCVHGDSPEALAIARAVREALLAGGVRVG, encoded by the coding sequence ATGGACGACGCAAGCCTGCTTGGACCGGTCATCGATCTCAATGCCGACGCCGGCGAGCGCGATGACCTGCTCGCCAGCGACAGCGCGTTGCTGGGCCTGGTGACGTCGGTCAACGTTGCGTGCGGCGGGCACGCCGGCACTGAGCAACTGATGCGAGCGGTGATCAGACGTGCGGCCGACCAGGGTGTTGCGATCGGAGCCCACCCGGGATTCGCCGACCCGGAGGGGTTCGGCCGTAAAGATATGGGGCTCGCCCCTGATGCCGTCTATACGCTCTGCCGAGAGCAGGTTGGGCGATTGGCACGGGTGGCCGCCGCCGACGGGCTGACGCTCTCGCACGCGAAGCCCCACGGGGCGTTGTACCACCGGGCGATGACCGAGCCCGACGTGGCCGAAGCCGTCGGGCGTGGATGCCTCGATGCGGTGGCGGAGGTCAGCGGCGACCCGTTCGCGTCGCTGGTGTTCTTCGGGCTGCCGAAGACCCCCGGCATCGCCCGGTGGGAAGAGATGGACCTTCCCGTGCGGCGCGAGGGTTTTGCCGATCGCCGGTACGGATCCGATGGCTCGCTGATTGCTCGCAGCGAACCCGACGCGGTGCTTCACGATGCCGGGGCCGCGGCCGCTCAGGCCCTCTCGCTGGCCCGCAGCGGTGATTTCGACACGCTGTGCGTGCACGGTGACAGCCCCGAAGCGCTGGCGATCGCACGCGCCGTTCGCGAGGCGTTGCTCGCTGGGGGCGTGCGGGTCGGTTGA
- a CDS encoding DUF3536 domain-containing protein, with the protein MNRYVCIHGHFYQPPRENPWLEAVEVQDSAYPYHDWNERITAECYQPNGQARILDEQGWIERINNNYAHISFNFGPTLLSWMQEHAPEAYQAILEADRHSIEINAGHGSAIAQAYNHMIMPLANARDRRTQVLWGIRDFEHRFGRRPEGMWLPETAANRDTLDELARQRVAFTILAPRQAMRYRRIGSDQWIDARHHGVDPRRPYLVRLEDGRSIAVFFYDGPLSQAVAFERLLANGEQFANRLLGGIDHGRHEPQLVHIATDGESYGHHHPYGDMALSYAVRRIMTGSEATLVNYGRFLELHPPEWEAEIIDDSSWSCVHGVERWRSDCGCHSGGRPNWNQSWRAPLREALDWLRDEMAPRFEREAGALLIDTWAARDEYIEVILDRDQGRVKDFIERHVGAHEGTIDYTRILRLLEIQRNAMLMYTSCGWFFDELTGIETVQVLQYAGRVIQIAEGLFEESFEEAFLDRLSKARSNLPEHGDGREVYLSMVRPAKVDLLKMAEHYAVISLFEETDEASQVYCYDVRSDDRHEMSAGRTRLRVGRATLTSRISLNSQQVTYAVLHLADHIITGGAGLEVSDEVLAGFLGEARQAFDMAQYGKLLRLIEQNFGSSTFSLASLFKDEQRRVAEQVLEGALDSAEATYRRMYDDQAPLLHFLHALKIPAPRALYFPVELVLNADLVRILRDDHPDVGKARQILQRAEQAGVELDRSTLSYVAEAALARLSERLLADPADAESLHSIGILVDMVEASPFQVRLDAAQNALYRVLQDLDHTLHSGRVVDASAWRHEVERVAALLKIRS; encoded by the coding sequence ATGAATCGGTACGTGTGCATCCATGGCCACTTCTATCAGCCGCCGCGCGAGAACCCATGGCTCGAAGCGGTCGAAGTGCAGGACTCGGCCTATCCGTATCACGATTGGAACGAGCGGATCACCGCCGAGTGCTACCAGCCTAACGGGCAGGCGCGAATCCTTGACGAGCAGGGCTGGATCGAGCGCATCAACAACAACTACGCCCACATCAGCTTCAACTTCGGCCCCACGCTGCTCTCATGGATGCAGGAACATGCGCCGGAGGCCTACCAGGCGATCCTCGAAGCCGATCGGCACAGCATCGAGATCAACGCCGGGCACGGCTCGGCCATCGCCCAGGCGTACAACCACATGATCATGCCGCTCGCCAACGCGCGAGACCGGCGGACGCAGGTGCTGTGGGGCATCCGAGACTTCGAGCATCGCTTCGGCCGTCGCCCGGAGGGCATGTGGCTGCCCGAGACCGCGGCAAATCGCGACACGCTCGACGAACTGGCTCGTCAGCGGGTTGCCTTTACGATACTCGCGCCACGCCAGGCGATGCGCTATCGCAGGATCGGCAGCGACCAGTGGATTGACGCCAGGCATCACGGCGTCGATCCGCGGCGGCCGTATCTCGTCAGGCTCGAGGATGGACGCAGCATCGCCGTCTTCTTCTACGACGGCCCGCTCTCCCAAGCGGTCGCCTTCGAGCGTCTGCTGGCAAACGGCGAGCAATTCGCCAACCGCCTGCTCGGAGGCATCGATCACGGCCGCCACGAGCCCCAACTGGTCCACATCGCCACCGATGGCGAGAGCTACGGCCACCATCACCCCTATGGCGACATGGCCCTGTCGTACGCGGTGCGACGGATCATGACCGGCAGCGAGGCGACGCTGGTCAACTACGGCCGCTTCCTCGAATTGCACCCGCCAGAATGGGAAGCCGAGATCATCGATGATTCGTCCTGGAGCTGCGTGCACGGCGTGGAGCGTTGGCGGAGCGACTGCGGCTGTCATTCCGGTGGCCGACCGAACTGGAACCAATCCTGGCGTGCCCCGCTGCGAGAAGCGCTCGACTGGCTCCGAGACGAGATGGCGCCACGCTTCGAGCGCGAGGCGGGGGCCCTGCTCATCGATACGTGGGCGGCTCGAGACGAGTACATCGAGGTCATCCTCGACCGAGACCAGGGACGGGTCAAGGACTTCATCGAGCGACACGTCGGCGCCCACGAGGGCACGATCGACTACACGCGTATCCTGCGACTGCTCGAGATCCAGCGCAACGCCATGCTCATGTACACGAGCTGCGGCTGGTTCTTCGACGAGCTGACGGGCATCGAGACCGTGCAGGTCTTGCAGTATGCCGGCCGCGTGATTCAGATCGCCGAAGGCCTGTTCGAAGAGAGCTTCGAGGAAGCGTTCCTGGATCGCCTCAGCAAGGCGCGCAGCAATCTCCCCGAGCATGGCGATGGACGTGAGGTGTATCTGAGCATGGTCCGGCCGGCCAAGGTCGACCTCCTGAAGATGGCCGAGCACTACGCGGTCATCTCGCTCTTCGAAGAGACCGACGAAGCCAGCCAGGTGTACTGCTATGACGTTCGGAGCGACGATCGACACGAAATGAGTGCGGGGCGGACGCGACTGCGCGTGGGTCGGGCCACGCTGACCAGTCGCATCAGCCTCAACAGCCAGCAAGTGACCTATGCCGTTCTTCACCTGGCCGATCACATCATCACCGGCGGCGCCGGGCTTGAGGTCAGCGACGAGGTGCTCGCGGGTTTCCTGGGGGAGGCCCGGCAGGCGTTCGACATGGCCCAGTACGGCAAGCTGCTGCGGCTGATCGAGCAGAACTTCGGCAGTTCCACATTCTCGCTGGCCTCGCTCTTTAAGGACGAGCAGCGCCGCGTGGCCGAACAAGTTCTCGAGGGCGCTCTGGATAGCGCCGAGGCGACCTATCGGCGGATGTACGACGACCAGGCGCCGCTGCTGCACTTCCTGCATGCGTTGAAGATTCCGGCCCCACGGGCCCTGTACTTCCCGGTCGAACTGGTGCTCAATGCCGACCTGGTCCGCATCCTGCGCGACGATCATCCTGACGTAGGCAAGGCCCGGCAGATCCTCCAGCGGGCAGAGCAGGCCGGCGTCGAACTCGATCGCTCGACGCTGTCATACGTGGCCGAAGCCGCCCTGGCCCGCCTGAGCGAGCGGCTGCTGGCCGACCCAGCCGACGCCGAATCACTGCATTCGATCGGCATCCTCGTGGACATGGTCGAGGCTTCGCCATTCCAGGTGCGATTGGACGCTGCGCAGAACGCCTTGTACCGGGTGCTCCAGGACCTCGACCACACGCTGCACTCCGGCCGCGTCGTCGATGCATCCGCGTGGCGGCACGAGGTCGAGCGGGTCGCGGCGCTCCTGAAAATCCGTTCATAA